In one window of Leptospira sp. GIMC2001 DNA:
- a CDS encoding DUF4912 domain-containing protein, producing the protein MTPKKKIVKSQSKKKATSQQDVSSKGKVAAKKKTAENTKSASKTKAIQSKDTVTKTTPATEKSSIPKSSDSKISKSFSVKKANEQSQSFAQDSFIYEDDHLQKPISNPNRDIIKILIRNPHEAFVFWNILPSTYARAVNFFHASEDQIGLKIDIEYLSGQGKKQSQSIQLHPLSQSYLFRFDKPVTHLSANLSAIHEGIGFHLFDCAPVSLPRDESSDVWDEDWVNPEWVRTGILIKGQDGKYRFAMASEQSEIDPVTREKLRSALEQRLGGSSPFGSSFGSSTSQGFSK; encoded by the coding sequence ATGACTCCCAAGAAGAAAATTGTAAAATCGCAATCTAAGAAGAAGGCTACTTCGCAACAAGATGTTTCTTCTAAAGGAAAAGTTGCAGCAAAGAAAAAAACTGCAGAAAATACTAAGTCGGCTTCTAAGACTAAAGCGATCCAGTCGAAGGATACAGTTACGAAAACGACTCCTGCGACCGAGAAAAGCTCCATACCTAAAAGTTCGGATTCTAAGATATCCAAATCATTTTCAGTAAAAAAAGCTAATGAACAATCCCAAAGTTTCGCACAAGATTCCTTTATATACGAAGATGATCATTTACAAAAACCTATTTCCAATCCGAATCGAGACATCATAAAGATTCTTATACGAAACCCTCATGAAGCATTCGTGTTTTGGAATATACTCCCATCTACTTATGCAAGAGCTGTAAATTTCTTTCATGCATCGGAAGATCAGATTGGCTTGAAGATTGATATTGAATATCTTTCGGGCCAAGGCAAAAAACAATCTCAATCTATCCAATTACATCCACTGTCACAAAGTTATTTATTTCGATTTGATAAACCAGTTACTCATCTATCAGCAAATCTCTCAGCAATTCATGAAGGGATTGGTTTTCACTTATTTGATTGTGCTCCTGTTAGCTTACCCAGAGATGAATCATCCGATGTATGGGATGAAGATTGGGTAAATCCGGAATGGGTAAGAACAGGAATTTTGATAAAAGGCCAAGATGGCAAATATCGATTTGCTATGGCGAGTGAGCAGAGTGAGATTGATCCAGTGACTCGTGAGAAACTGAGATCTGCCCTTGAGCAGAGATTAGGTGGATCTTCTCCTTTTGGTTCTTCATTTGGAAGTTCAACTTCCCAAGGATTTTCCAAATGA
- a CDS encoding glycoside hydrolase family 57 protein: protein MTPIGNLLFVLHAHLPFVRHPGYKRPFIEENWLNEAILETYIPLLRVFENLKKDGVYFRVTMSFSPTLTSMLTDPYLQDKFRSFIRNLIQLAEKEASRTDYDPHLNYLSKRYLEHFVDTERIFEECGGDLTIAFRKFLEEGSLEIITCPATHGFLPFMESEPSAVRAQIRNGRRSHRRVWGRDPKGIWLSECGYFKGLEKFLADEGIRYFFVDSHGIEHSVPKPLFGVHAPVEVGSGVFAFGRDQESSRQVWSAQDGYPGDFRYREYYRDIGHDLDYNYINHFLNSDGIRINTGIKYYQITGKKQDKQYYNPDAAMEACGLHATDFLNRRIEQAKQFHSEFGQPAIIVSPYDAELFGHWWYEGPQFIEFLFKKIHFDQTSIKPIHAMETPGVIPRIQSVGMSMSSWGENGYGDVWLNPTNDWIYPHLLSCAIDMHEMANIYKSTEDAWEIRVLKQMGRELLLAQSSDWAFIMKTGTMVDYAVRRTNVHVNCFQSLKAVLMRKDEQDPILERTELEHNIFPDIDFKDWL, encoded by the coding sequence ATGACACCGATTGGTAATTTACTTTTTGTTCTGCATGCCCATCTACCGTTCGTTCGTCATCCTGGATACAAGCGTCCATTTATAGAAGAGAACTGGCTTAATGAGGCAATTTTGGAAACCTATATTCCGCTTCTAAGAGTTTTTGAGAATTTAAAAAAGGACGGAGTCTACTTTCGAGTGACTATGTCTTTTTCGCCTACTCTTACTTCTATGCTCACAGATCCTTATCTCCAAGATAAATTTCGATCCTTTATTCGGAATTTAATTCAATTGGCAGAAAAGGAAGCAAGTCGCACAGATTACGATCCTCATCTGAACTATCTATCCAAAAGATATCTAGAGCATTTCGTAGATACAGAACGTATTTTCGAAGAGTGCGGTGGAGATTTAACTATTGCTTTTCGTAAATTTCTAGAAGAAGGAAGTTTAGAAATCATTACTTGCCCAGCAACACATGGATTTCTTCCTTTTATGGAAAGCGAACCGTCGGCTGTTCGAGCGCAGATAAGGAATGGAAGAAGATCTCACCGTAGAGTCTGGGGTCGCGATCCAAAAGGAATATGGCTTTCTGAATGTGGATATTTTAAAGGTTTAGAAAAATTCTTAGCTGATGAAGGAATTCGATATTTCTTTGTAGATTCGCACGGAATCGAACATTCTGTACCCAAACCATTGTTTGGAGTTCATGCTCCAGTTGAAGTTGGTTCAGGTGTATTTGCTTTTGGGCGAGATCAAGAAAGTTCGAGACAAGTCTGGAGTGCTCAAGATGGCTATCCTGGAGATTTCCGATATCGTGAATACTATCGAGATATTGGACATGATTTAGATTATAATTATATAAACCATTTTCTCAATTCCGATGGAATTCGAATCAATACTGGAATTAAATATTACCAGATTACTGGCAAAAAACAAGATAAACAATACTATAACCCTGATGCTGCGATGGAAGCGTGTGGATTACATGCTACGGATTTTTTAAATAGAAGAATCGAACAAGCAAAACAATTCCATTCAGAATTTGGACAACCTGCCATAATCGTTAGTCCATATGATGCAGAATTGTTTGGCCATTGGTGGTATGAAGGTCCACAATTTATTGAATTTTTATTCAAGAAAATCCATTTTGATCAGACTTCTATAAAACCGATTCACGCGATGGAGACTCCAGGAGTAATTCCGAGGATTCAAAGTGTTGGTATGTCGATGTCAAGTTGGGGCGAAAATGGATATGGAGATGTATGGCTCAACCCAACAAACGATTGGATATATCCACATTTATTGTCCTGTGCGATTGATATGCATGAGATGGCAAACATTTACAAATCAACGGAAGATGCCTGGGAAATTCGTGTGTTGAAGCAAATGGGTCGAGAGCTATTGCTTGCGCAAAGTTCAGATTGGGCTTTTATTATGAAGACTGGAACCATGGTTGACTATGCAGTTCGTCGAACCAATGTTCATGTGAACTGCTTTCAAAGTCTCAAAGCTGTGCTAATGCGAAAAGATGAGCAAGATCCAATTCTTGAGAGGACAGAATTGGAGCATAATATATTTCCAGATATTGATTTTAAGGACTGGTTGTAA